The genomic segment GGATGATTCGCCGGGCGGCTGGTTTCGAGAAGGCGTTCATGAGGGCGTGCGTTACGTCTTCGACCGGGCGGGCGAACTGCGCCAGCGCCGGAACCTGCACACCGGCGAGGCGAAAGAGGATTTCCTCTGGGATGAGAACCGCCAGCTGATTGCAGTGCGCAAGGGCGAGCATCAGGTGCGCTACGGCTATGACGCGCTCGGACGCCGCGTCTTCAAGCAGACACCGGACGAGACGCGCTGGTTCTACTGGCAGGGCGATGCGCTGGCGGGCGAAACGGTCACGCGCACGGCGGCATCGCTTGCGCCCTTAAGCCTCTTCGACACCGGCGGGCGCATCAAACGCGAGCAGGCCCAGGCGGCGCTCTTTCATCGGATGCGTGAATACGTCTATTACCCCGGCACTTTCCGCCCGCTGGCGCTCCTGACGCAGGAGGGATCTCTGCGGGAGAGCTGGCACTACCACTGCGATCCGAACGGCGCGCCGGTCCGCCTGACGTCGGTCTGCGGGGAAATTGTCTGGGCGGAGCGCACCGGCGCGTGGGGCGAAAAAGGCAAGGTTTTTGCCAGCCGCATCGATAACCCGCTGCGCTTCCAGGGGCAGTATTTCGACCCGGAAACGGGTTTACATTACAACCGCTACCGTTACTATGATCCGGCGATAGCCGCCTATATCCGCCAGGACCCGATAGGGATGCTGGGTGGGGGGAACCCGTATCGCTACGCTCCTAATCCATTGATGTGGATTGACCCTTTGGGATTAAGTAAATTCTCTCCCAAAGATCCAGGGCTAGCTGAATTAATAGATGCTATTGAATCAAGGCTACCAGGTGCAGTGAAACAAGTTGAAATTGGGATCGCCAGGCCTAATGGAACTTTATATACTGACTTAGATATTGTAACTGATACGCATGTTATTCAGGTTAAGACTGGTGGCGGCAAAGGACTGGTAGGCCAGTTAGAGACCAGTAAAGAAATAACGATTGGCAAAGAAGTTGTTGGATTTGATGCTAATAGTCTCATTGGGTCAAGTAAAAGAGTTAAACCCTCCATTATTAAAGATGCGACGGCCAAGGGTTTCAAGGTGTTTGATAATGTCGATGATCTCATCAGTGATATGAAATTAAACCCAGGCACAGGAAAAAGGTGTTGATAAATGAGAAACATTATGATTATTACCGCAGATGATCTTCTTTTTCGCTCTTTTCGCGATTTGAAATATAAGGTCATTGAAGGTGAAAGCAATGTGTGGATAGAAAATGATCAAGGGGATTTTATTGAGTTAGTTCGTAATGATCAACTACTTGATTATTACGATGATGATGAAATAAAAAAAATTAGAGGGCTAATTGATGGGGAGCTGATTTTTTACATGGTTAATTTTAAAAATATAAATTTTTTAAAGAAAATATTGGCAGAAGTTGCTGGCAAAGACAATGTTGTTATTGATAATGATTTTGACCTTATAATTAGAGGTGGTGATTTTGTCGAGATTTGTAAGAAAAACCCTGATTGGGATTGGGCTGTGAATTCATGAGGAATATTCCCACCCACGGGTACGCAAAATTATCCGCCCTGCATGTTTACCCAATAATTAATCGCAAAATGTGCCGTAAAGCAATATCGAAAACTACAATGTCAAAAATCACTTATTCTCAAAACAAAAAAATCTATAATGACTGGTTGAATGCGTTATCAATATATGAAAGATATAAACGAGAAAATTTCCTTAAGCGCAACGGCCCACTTTTAACGGGGGTTTATTTTAAACCTATGTATGGCGGGGAACATTACGTCCCTGTTTTCCATACGCATTCTCTTATGACTCCGTTTCCAGTCATAAGCATTAATTGCCCGAAAGCGTTGCAAAACAGTAAAAATGTGACCGAGTCAATTAGCTTTTCGAGACATGAGAAGCAATTGGAAAAACTCGTTATAGATTTTAAAGCTCAGTGTCCTGTGGCATTTGAGGAAGAACTGAACTTTAATATGGTTATGGAGTTCTATGACGATTACATTCATAACTCCATTGAATTCCCCTTGCAGGCTATGACAGACAGTGTGTTGCTTTCTTTTTGGCGTAACGACGGTATATCATGTGAAAATAAAATTACTAAATATCGCGTAATTATAGACTCCTGGCCGGAAAATGCTCAGAAAAGGTTTGGAGGAGCAGAGCAGTGGGCGAAAGATGTTCGCCAGCTAATGAATATGGACTCGCTGAATGCTACTATTACTAGTGAATTGGCTAAATTCAGACTGGAATCATTACAGGATTACAAGATTATTTAAAAGCAGTAGTTAATGTAGGGTGGGTAAGCTTGCGCACCCACCATTGAGCTGCATTAAGTCATTTGCAAGGCGCAGAACGGCGTAGACCTGAAGTGATAAATCTCTCAATTATTTTGAGGAATAAAATGCGGGCAAAATACATCGAGAAAAACTGGGCTGCAAAAACCACCAACGAGAATGAAGTGTTTGAAGGGGAGGATTTCACTGGTGTTGATTTAAACTCACCCATCTTCAATAATGTAACGTTCCGAAACTGCCGCTTCGAAAAAACAAAGTTTTCTGGCGGGCGATTATATCATTGTCATTTTGAAAGTTGTGTTTTTATAGGCGTAGACTTACGTAATGTTACGATTGGGGCTGGCGGTGGTTTGTATAAAAATTGCACTTTTACTAAATGCGACTTTCGGAAAGGCTACTTTTATCAACCAGCGATATCTGGTTGTTTTTTTTGATGAGTGTAAGTTTAAAGGTACAGATTTTAAAGCCAGTTGCTTCGAAGATTGTAAATTTAAAGGCAAGCTTGAAGATGTTGTCTTTCATGGTAAATACGTTAGTGATTTAACGCAAAACTCTAGTGTTAACACTATGAAAAATATTGATTTTTCAATGTCGACATGGAAAAAGATTTGTTTTGATAACTGCGATCTTTCATCTTGCATACCGCCTCATGGTACAACATTCAGTGAATTACTTTGCCCCTCTCCATATCATAACGATAAAAATT from the Cronobacter condimenti 1330 genome contains:
- a CDS encoding pentapeptide repeat-containing protein, whose product is MRAKYIEKNWAAKTTNENEVFEGEDFTGVDLNSPIFNNVTFRNCRFEKTKFSGGRLYHCHFESCVFIGVDLRNVTIGAGGGLYKNCTFTKCDFRKGYFYQPAISGCFF
- a CDS encoding pentapeptide repeat-containing protein, with translation MLRLGLAVVCIKIALLLNATFGKATFINQRYLVVFFDECKFKGTDFKASCFEDCKFKGKLEDVVFHGKYVSDLTQNSSVNTMKNIDFSMSTWKKICFDNCDLSSCIPPHGTTFSELLCPSPYHNDKNYLCSDIVE